In Daphnia magna isolate NIES linkage group LG5, ASM2063170v1.1, whole genome shotgun sequence, a single genomic region encodes these proteins:
- the LOC116922691 gene encoding peptidyl-prolyl cis-trans isomerase G isoform X2 produces MTEVKNHRPRCFFDIEIGGISAGRIIMELFNDIAPITCENFRSLCTGEKGIGKTTGKPLHYKGIIFHRVVKDFMIQSGDFSNGNGTGGESIFGGTFEDEAFTKKHEQPFLLSMANRGKDTNGSQFFITTQPSPHLDNIHVVFGHVISGQAVVKQIEGLPVDRRSRPLQDAKVVNCGELVPKAKLKEDKKKRKVSISSESSSSSSESDSSIEEGEVKKEKKPKKNKKKTSKKDKKKTRSTSADGEKSDVEAEGFPHPLVTLSKINPEEIPEVPSNRYLYRGDKKNDDADSKTKGNNDKDDRGKEKRRAQIRGRTKSGRKVKGRGLLRYRTPSRSPSRSPTPPHWRYEQRKTISMKEFEHREKERKKRDDELKKREEERKKRHAEREQAERQKILQKELEEMEQQLNIKAPLENKESNSGISQGKEEENKAEENSSVAKPDKDGTGAVDFDLALDYEEMDAPHSDNEGEIKEDIATAKSEQLPLAKPKDNGAESSDDSSGEGSDTLEKLRGRSRSELPSPESEDISRRRDSRKGQQLPVTGLSSLAKTYADEEAVGAIENSKPPANQTTKVEEKIAAEIVLAPQTKDNSHHAQGGAAKEAVEKDKDSGNHSSKDKQTDRRRSRSRDRRDSRERDKHRRDSDRRRNDRRRSRSRERSRRDHNRRSRSRSHERSRRR; encoded by the exons ATGACGGAAGTGAAAAATCACAGACCACGATGTTTCTTTGACATCGAGATTGGCGGTATTTCTGCCGGCCGGATAATCATGGAACTATTTAATGACATCGCTCCAATCACATGTGAAAATTTTAGATCCCTATGCACTGGGGAGAAGGGTATAGGGAAG ACAACAGGGAAACCTTTACATTACAAGGGGATTATATTTCATCGAGTAGTCAAAGATTTTATGATCCAGTCAGGAGACTTTtcaaatggaaatggaacTGGAGGAGAATCCATTTTTGGAGGAACATTTGAAG ATGAGGCCTTCACAAAAAAGCATGAACAACCTTTCCTTTTATCCATGGCAAACAGAGGAAAGGACACAAATGGTTCTCAGTTTTTCAT AACTACCCAGCCATCACCTCATTTGGACAA TATTCACGTTGTATTTGGCCACGTAATCTCTGGCCAAGCAGTAGTGAAGCAAATCGAGGGTCTTCCTGTGGACAGAAGGAGTCGGCCTTTGCAAGATGCTAAGGTTGTAAATTGCGGAGAACTTGTACCGAAAGCTAAATTAAAAG AAGATAAAAAGAAGCGCAAGGTTTCGATTTCCAGCGAAAGCAGCAGCAGTAGCAGTGAATCTGACAGCTCCATAGAAGAAGGTGAggttaaaaaagagaaaaaaccgaagaaaaataaaaagaaaacatcgaaAAAGGATAAGAAGAAAACCAG ATCGACCAGCGCGGATGGAGAGAAATCTGATGTAGAAGCTGAAGGGTTTCCTCATCCACTAGTGACGCTTTCAAAAATCAACCCTGAAGAAATCCCCGAGGTTCCGTCAAATCGATATCTGTATCGTGGGGATAAAAAGAACGATGATGCAGATTCGAAGACAAAGGGCAATAATGATAAGGATGATCGAGGAAAAGAGAAGCGACGTGCTCAAATTCGTGGGCGAACAAAAAGTGGAAGAAAAGTAAAAGGACGAGGCTTATTG CGCTACCGCACTCCCTCCCGCAGTCCATCACGGAGTCCAACACCTCCTCATTGGCGTTACGAGCAACGGAAAACCATATCAATGAAGGAATTTGAA CATCGTGAAAAAGAACGGAAAAAACGGGATGATGAGCTGAAAAAGCGTGAGGAAGAACGGAAGAAGCGCCATGCTGAAAGAGAACAAGCAGAAAGACAAAAGATTCTCCAGAAAGAATTGGAAGAAATGGAACAGCAGTTAAATATAAAAGC GCCTTTGGAAAACAAGGAAAGCAATAGCGGCATTTCTCAGGGAAAAGAGGAAGAGAACAAAGCCGAAGAAAACTCCTCCGTCGCCAAACCTGATAAAGATGGTACCGGAGCTGTTGATTTTGATCTGGCGTTGGATTACGAAGAAATGGATGCACCTCATTCTGACAATGAAGGAGAAATTAAAGAAGATATTGCGACTGCTAAAAGTGAACAACTTCCGCTAGCCAAGCCCAAAGATAACGGTGCCGAATCGTCTGATGATAGTTCTGGTGAAG GATCAGACACATTGGAAAAGTTGCGTGGTAGGAGTCGCTCGGAGTTGCCTAGCCCTGAAAGTGAGGACATATCGCGGAGGCGAGATTCTCGAAAAGGACAGCAGTTGCCCGTCACAGGTCTGAGTAGTTTAGCTAAGACTTACGCTGACGAAGAAGCCGTAGGAGCAATAGAAAACAGTAAACCGCCAGCCAATCAGACAACTAAGGTCGAAGAAAAAATTGCAGCGGAGATTGTTTTGGCACCTCAGACGAAAGACAACAGTCATCACGCCCAAGGAGGCGCAGCCAAGGAAGCGGTAGAAAAGGACAAAGACAGCGGCAACCATTCCAGCAAGGATAAACAGACG GATCGCCGTAGGAGCCGCTCCCGTGATAGGCGTGATTCACGGGAACGTGACAAGCACCGTCGTGATTCTGATAGGCGTCGAAACGACAGACGCAGATCGAGATCACGCGAAAGATCCCGTAGAGATCATAACAGGAGAAGTCGTTCACGGTCCCATGAGCGATCGAGAAGACGCTAA
- the LOC116922691 gene encoding peptidyl-prolyl cis-trans isomerase G isoform X1: MTEVKNHRPRCFFDIEIGGISAGRIIMELFNDIAPITCENFRSLCTGEKGIGKTTGKPLHYKGIIFHRVVKDFMIQSGDFSNGNGTGGESIFGGTFEDEAFTKKHEQPFLLSMANRGKDTNGSQFFITTQPSPHLDNIHVVFGHVISGQAVVKQIEGLPVDRRSRPLQDAKVVNCGELVPKAKLKEDKKKRKVSISSESSSSSSESDSSIEEGEVKKEKKPKKNKKKTSKKDKKKTRSTSADGEKSDVEAEGFPHPLVTLSKINPEEIPEVPSNRYLYRGDKKNDDADSKTKGNNDKDDRGKEKRRAQIRGRTKSGRKVKGRGLLRYRTPSRSPSRSPTPPHWRYEQRKTISMKEFEHREKERKKRDDELKKREEERKKRHAEREQAERQKILQKELEEMEQQLNIKAPLENKESNSGISQGKEEENKAEENSSVAKPDKDGTGAVDFDLALDYEEMDAPHSDNEGEIKEDIATAKSEQLPLAKPKDNGAESSDDSSGEGLGSDTLEKLRGRSRSELPSPESEDISRRRDSRKGQQLPVTGLSSLAKTYADEEAVGAIENSKPPANQTTKVEEKIAAEIVLAPQTKDNSHHAQGGAAKEAVEKDKDSGNHSSKDKQTDRRRSRSRDRRDSRERDKHRRDSDRRRNDRRRSRSRERSRRDHNRRSRSRSHERSRRR, from the exons ATGACGGAAGTGAAAAATCACAGACCACGATGTTTCTTTGACATCGAGATTGGCGGTATTTCTGCCGGCCGGATAATCATGGAACTATTTAATGACATCGCTCCAATCACATGTGAAAATTTTAGATCCCTATGCACTGGGGAGAAGGGTATAGGGAAG ACAACAGGGAAACCTTTACATTACAAGGGGATTATATTTCATCGAGTAGTCAAAGATTTTATGATCCAGTCAGGAGACTTTtcaaatggaaatggaacTGGAGGAGAATCCATTTTTGGAGGAACATTTGAAG ATGAGGCCTTCACAAAAAAGCATGAACAACCTTTCCTTTTATCCATGGCAAACAGAGGAAAGGACACAAATGGTTCTCAGTTTTTCAT AACTACCCAGCCATCACCTCATTTGGACAA TATTCACGTTGTATTTGGCCACGTAATCTCTGGCCAAGCAGTAGTGAAGCAAATCGAGGGTCTTCCTGTGGACAGAAGGAGTCGGCCTTTGCAAGATGCTAAGGTTGTAAATTGCGGAGAACTTGTACCGAAAGCTAAATTAAAAG AAGATAAAAAGAAGCGCAAGGTTTCGATTTCCAGCGAAAGCAGCAGCAGTAGCAGTGAATCTGACAGCTCCATAGAAGAAGGTGAggttaaaaaagagaaaaaaccgaagaaaaataaaaagaaaacatcgaaAAAGGATAAGAAGAAAACCAG ATCGACCAGCGCGGATGGAGAGAAATCTGATGTAGAAGCTGAAGGGTTTCCTCATCCACTAGTGACGCTTTCAAAAATCAACCCTGAAGAAATCCCCGAGGTTCCGTCAAATCGATATCTGTATCGTGGGGATAAAAAGAACGATGATGCAGATTCGAAGACAAAGGGCAATAATGATAAGGATGATCGAGGAAAAGAGAAGCGACGTGCTCAAATTCGTGGGCGAACAAAAAGTGGAAGAAAAGTAAAAGGACGAGGCTTATTG CGCTACCGCACTCCCTCCCGCAGTCCATCACGGAGTCCAACACCTCCTCATTGGCGTTACGAGCAACGGAAAACCATATCAATGAAGGAATTTGAA CATCGTGAAAAAGAACGGAAAAAACGGGATGATGAGCTGAAAAAGCGTGAGGAAGAACGGAAGAAGCGCCATGCTGAAAGAGAACAAGCAGAAAGACAAAAGATTCTCCAGAAAGAATTGGAAGAAATGGAACAGCAGTTAAATATAAAAGC GCCTTTGGAAAACAAGGAAAGCAATAGCGGCATTTCTCAGGGAAAAGAGGAAGAGAACAAAGCCGAAGAAAACTCCTCCGTCGCCAAACCTGATAAAGATGGTACCGGAGCTGTTGATTTTGATCTGGCGTTGGATTACGAAGAAATGGATGCACCTCATTCTGACAATGAAGGAGAAATTAAAGAAGATATTGCGACTGCTAAAAGTGAACAACTTCCGCTAGCCAAGCCCAAAGATAACGGTGCCGAATCGTCTGATGATAGTTCTGGTGAAG GGCTAGGATCAGACACATTGGAAAAGTTGCGTGGTAGGAGTCGCTCGGAGTTGCCTAGCCCTGAAAGTGAGGACATATCGCGGAGGCGAGATTCTCGAAAAGGACAGCAGTTGCCCGTCACAGGTCTGAGTAGTTTAGCTAAGACTTACGCTGACGAAGAAGCCGTAGGAGCAATAGAAAACAGTAAACCGCCAGCCAATCAGACAACTAAGGTCGAAGAAAAAATTGCAGCGGAGATTGTTTTGGCACCTCAGACGAAAGACAACAGTCATCACGCCCAAGGAGGCGCAGCCAAGGAAGCGGTAGAAAAGGACAAAGACAGCGGCAACCATTCCAGCAAGGATAAACAGACG GATCGCCGTAGGAGCCGCTCCCGTGATAGGCGTGATTCACGGGAACGTGACAAGCACCGTCGTGATTCTGATAGGCGTCGAAACGACAGACGCAGATCGAGATCACGCGAAAGATCCCGTAGAGATCATAACAGGAGAAGTCGTTCACGGTCCCATGAGCGATCGAGAAGACGCTAA